A portion of the Cyanobium sp. PCC 7001 genome contains these proteins:
- a CDS encoding cation transporter: protein MTGRPIPSPGACGCGAEGAERLERSTLRWLLAINGAMFLLEAGLGLWGRSTGLIADGLDMLADAAVYALSLLAVGRGTARQRRAARLSGWLQVGLAALVMLDGVRRYALGSEPMGVLMASVAALALAANLQCLALLQRHRDGGLHMRASLIFSTNDTIANAGVIVAGLLVTLLGSPLPDLLIGLVISLLVLRGGIRILRQSADGADGGLSSRSRGG from the coding sequence ATGACAGGGCGCCCGATCCCTTCCCCGGGTGCCTGCGGCTGCGGGGCCGAAGGGGCGGAACGCCTCGAGCGGAGCACGCTGCGCTGGCTGCTCGCGATCAACGGCGCGATGTTTCTGCTGGAAGCGGGGCTGGGCCTCTGGGGCCGGTCCACGGGCTTGATCGCCGATGGGCTGGACATGCTGGCCGATGCCGCGGTGTATGCCCTCAGCCTCCTGGCCGTGGGCCGCGGCACGGCACGTCAGCGCAGGGCGGCGCGCCTGAGCGGCTGGCTGCAGGTGGGGCTGGCGGCGCTGGTGATGCTGGATGGGGTGCGCCGCTACGCCCTGGGCAGCGAACCCATGGGGGTGCTGATGGCCTCGGTGGCGGCCCTGGCTCTGGCCGCCAACCTGCAGTGCCTGGCTCTGCTGCAACGCCATCGCGATGGTGGGCTGCACATGCGGGCGTCGCTGATCTTCTCCACCAACGACACCATCGCCAATGCCGGCGTGATCGTGGCCGGGCTGCTCGTGACCCTGCTCGGCAGCCCCCTGCCCGACCTGCTGATCGGCCTCGTGATCAGCCTGCTGGTGCTGCGGGGCGGCATCCGGATCCTGCGCCAGTCGGCGGACGGGGCCGACGGCGGCCTGAGCAGCCGCAGCCGTGGTGGCTAG
- a CDS encoding MSMEG_0569 family flavin-dependent oxidoreductase: MKVPTVFQVSQAANPSSERRDVVVIGGGQAGLAAAACLQRRGIRPLVLEQHRVAHAWDQQRWDSFCLVTPNWQCRLPDFPYDGDDPDGFMGRDEIVAYVRRFADAIGADVREGVRVERLSLQGGTYTLSTSEGTIDAAHVIVATGGYHIPKRHPQAERLPSGVLQLDARDYRRPEQLPPGAVLVVGSGQSGCQIAEDLFLAGRRVHLSVGSAPRSPRRYRGKDVVDWLDRMGYYTMPITEHPDPRLVRGKTNHYLTGRDGGREIDLRRHARNGMVLHGRLQELGPQHIRFAGDLGINLDQADAVYARIRTSIDSYIEREGLEAPEEPPYEPCWHPACGDEEQLDLEQEGLAAVIWCTGYQADFRWIDVPVFDGAGYPAHERGVTPSPGLYMLGLPWLHTWGSGRFGGVAEDADHLAETIRLRLQLSDIRHERLECTALLGS, encoded by the coding sequence GTGAAGGTTCCGACCGTGTTCCAGGTGTCCCAGGCCGCCAACCCCTCCAGCGAACGGCGCGACGTCGTGGTGATCGGAGGAGGACAGGCCGGTCTGGCGGCGGCGGCCTGCCTGCAGCGCCGCGGCATCCGCCCCCTGGTGCTGGAGCAGCACCGCGTGGCCCACGCCTGGGACCAGCAGCGCTGGGATTCCTTCTGCCTGGTCACACCCAACTGGCAGTGCCGCCTGCCGGACTTCCCCTACGACGGCGATGACCCCGATGGGTTCATGGGGCGGGACGAGATCGTGGCCTACGTGCGCCGCTTCGCCGACGCCATCGGCGCCGATGTGCGCGAGGGCGTGCGGGTGGAGCGCCTCAGCCTGCAGGGAGGCACCTACACCCTCAGCACCAGCGAGGGCACGATCGACGCGGCCCACGTGATCGTGGCCACCGGCGGCTACCACATCCCGAAGCGCCATCCCCAGGCCGAACGCCTGCCCTCCGGGGTGCTGCAGCTCGATGCCCGCGACTACCGCCGCCCCGAGCAGCTGCCGCCCGGTGCCGTGCTGGTGGTGGGCAGCGGCCAGTCGGGCTGCCAGATCGCCGAGGATCTCTTCCTCGCCGGACGGCGGGTGCACCTGAGCGTGGGCTCGGCGCCCCGCTCGCCGCGCCGCTACCGCGGCAAGGACGTGGTGGACTGGCTTGATCGCATGGGCTACTACACCATGCCGATCACCGAGCACCCCGATCCCCGGCTGGTGCGCGGCAAGACCAACCACTACCTCACCGGTCGCGACGGGGGACGGGAGATCGATCTGCGCCGCCATGCCCGCAACGGCATGGTGCTGCACGGACGGCTGCAGGAGCTCGGCCCCCAGCACATCCGCTTCGCCGGCGACCTGGGCATCAACCTCGATCAGGCCGATGCGGTCTACGCCCGCATCCGCACCAGCATCGACAGCTACATCGAGCGCGAAGGCTTGGAGGCACCGGAGGAGCCCCCCTACGAGCCCTGCTGGCATCCCGCCTGCGGCGACGAGGAACAGCTGGATCTGGAGCAGGAAGGCCTCGCGGCCGTGATCTGGTGCACCGGCTACCAGGCCGACTTCCGCTGGATCGACGTGCCCGTGTTCGACGGGGCCGGCTACCCCGCCCACGAACGGGGGGTCACCCCCAGCCCCGGGCTCTACATGCTGGGGCTGCCCTGGCTGCACACCTGGGGCTCAGGGCGTTTCGGCGGCGTGGCCGAGGATGCCGACCACCTGGCTGAAACCATCCGCCTGCGCCTGCAGCTCTCCGACATCCGCCACGAGCGGCTGGAGTGCACGGCCCTGCTGGGCTCCTGA
- a CDS encoding Hsp20/alpha crystallin family protein, with the protein MRPRHNLTFATRTMLSLRTTTPFELFDRLEHQLTQQLHGSERVPAAEVHETAEAYTVILELPGVDREGLDVKATDRTLVISAERRSQREAAAGDAAASEQRAAAEPLLSEFRYGTWSRSFRFPTPIEAQNLNATYRDGLLTVTAPKAQTHTTVKVKVEG; encoded by the coding sequence ATGAGACCCCGCCACAACCTCACCTTCGCCACCAGAACCATGCTGAGTCTGCGCACCACCACCCCCTTCGAGCTGTTCGATCGGCTGGAGCATCAACTCACCCAGCAGCTGCACGGCAGCGAACGGGTCCCGGCCGCCGAAGTGCACGAAACCGCCGAGGCCTACACCGTGATCCTCGAACTCCCGGGAGTGGACCGTGAGGGCCTCGATGTGAAGGCCACCGACCGCACCCTGGTCATCAGCGCCGAACGCCGCTCCCAGCGGGAGGCCGCCGCCGGCGATGCCGCTGCTTCCGAACAGCGCGCCGCCGCCGAGCCGCTGCTGAGCGAGTTCCGCTACGGCACCTGGAGCCGCAGCTTCCGCTTCCCCACGCCGATCGAGGCCCAGAACCTCAACGCCACCTACCGCGACGGCCTGCTCACCGTGACGGCTCCCAAGGCCCAGACCCACACCACCGTGAAGGTGAAGGTGGAGGGCTGA
- the def gene encoding peptide deformylase produces the protein MAIRPVLRLGDPFLRQVAVAVPRQAIGSPELSALLDDLRDTMAARDGAGLAAPQIGVALRVVIFGFTTNPRYPEAPPIPDTVLINPVLTPLGSARSSGWEGCLSVPGLRGLVPRWDRIRYTGLDEQGRPLQREVEGFHARVVQHECDHLDGVLFPDRIEDRTAFGFSAELAAAGLLPVAG, from the coding sequence ATGGCGATTCGACCGGTGCTGCGCCTCGGGGATCCTTTCCTGCGCCAGGTGGCGGTGGCGGTGCCGCGGCAGGCGATCGGCTCCCCTGAACTCTCCGCGCTGCTGGACGATCTGCGGGACACCATGGCCGCCCGTGATGGTGCCGGCCTGGCCGCACCTCAGATCGGTGTGGCCCTCCGGGTGGTGATCTTTGGATTCACGACCAATCCCCGCTACCCCGAAGCACCACCGATCCCCGACACCGTGCTGATCAATCCTGTGCTCACACCCCTGGGAAGTGCCCGCAGCAGCGGCTGGGAGGGGTGCCTGAGCGTGCCGGGGCTGCGGGGGCTGGTGCCCCGCTGGGACCGCATCCGCTACACGGGCCTCGACGAGCAGGGCCGGCCGCTGCAGCGGGAGGTGGAAGGCTTCCATGCCCGGGTGGTGCAGCACGAATGCGACCATCTCGATGGCGTGCTGTTCCCTGACCGGATCGAGGACCGCACCGCGTTCGGGTTCAGCGCCGAGCTGGCGGCGGCCGGACTGCTGCCGGTTGCGGGCTGA
- a CDS encoding NAD(P)/FAD-dependent oxidoreductase, with amino-acid sequence MPPSLPQHTSVLVVGAGPTGLLLAAELQRRQVPTLLIEARPEALHWDRATVIHPLSLEIFEALGLEEEFLDAGCRQRHILIHADGERLGELDLAGCGSRYGFNLGLSEEITERLLSGHLQRHGGTIHRGWRLIGLEPHGEGVIATIASGEQLHRVQARWVVGCDGLRSTTRELAGIAFDGEAIARPWAVFDAGVEGWRDSHEANAAYLDATPLILTALPGRRWRVYLRPSSEQSDLVTEAGAVLQRYLPGARFTEVENPSRFHCHTRVARAFHSGAVFVAGDAAHVCSPAEGHGMNCGLQDAANLGWKLALVHHGTATPALLDSYGLERRPVAERITRSGAATEQAHGLRDPQERAARNRAIAAMLADPVARQHEVVAETEMNVGYAGSPILCEWLAEGGLGGQPGAGQRLPTTIRLSPEQGGCHLHTLTQRPEHTLVLLGSADRDRGGFDSLRAQLETRAARSALPQTVVALRPGPTPPAGAGLTLLAVRPDGFIGLRAEREHLRALDHYERLVAGR; translated from the coding sequence GTGCCTCCATCCCTTCCCCAGCACACCTCGGTTCTCGTGGTGGGCGCCGGACCCACCGGCCTGCTCCTGGCCGCCGAGCTGCAGCGCAGGCAGGTGCCCACCCTCCTGATCGAGGCACGGCCCGAGGCTCTGCACTGGGATCGTGCCACCGTCATCCACCCCCTCTCCCTGGAGATCTTCGAGGCCCTGGGGCTGGAGGAGGAGTTTCTGGACGCAGGCTGCCGCCAGCGCCACATCCTCATCCACGCCGATGGCGAGCGGCTCGGAGAGCTGGACCTGGCCGGCTGTGGCAGCCGCTACGGCTTCAATCTGGGACTGTCCGAGGAAATCACCGAGCGCCTGCTCAGCGGCCACCTGCAGCGCCACGGCGGCACGATCCACCGGGGCTGGCGCCTGATCGGACTGGAGCCCCACGGCGAGGGGGTGATCGCCACGATCGCCAGCGGCGAGCAGCTGCACCGGGTGCAGGCACGCTGGGTGGTGGGCTGCGACGGCCTGCGCAGCACCACCCGGGAGCTGGCCGGCATCGCCTTCGACGGGGAGGCCATCGCCAGGCCCTGGGCCGTGTTCGATGCCGGTGTGGAGGGCTGGCGGGACAGCCATGAGGCCAACGCCGCCTACCTGGACGCCACGCCGCTGATCCTCACCGCCCTGCCCGGCCGGCGCTGGCGGGTGTACCTGCGCCCCAGCTCCGAGCAGAGCGACCTGGTGACAGAAGCGGGCGCCGTGCTGCAGCGCTATCTGCCCGGCGCCCGCTTCACGGAGGTGGAGAACCCCAGTCGCTTCCACTGCCACACCCGGGTGGCCAGGGCCTTCCACTCCGGCGCCGTGTTCGTGGCGGGCGATGCGGCCCATGTGTGCTCACCCGCCGAGGGCCATGGCATGAACTGCGGGCTGCAGGATGCCGCCAACCTGGGCTGGAAGCTGGCGCTGGTGCACCACGGCACCGCCACCCCGGCCCTGCTCGACAGCTATGGCCTGGAACGGCGCCCGGTGGCCGAACGGATCACCCGCTCCGGCGCGGCCACCGAGCAGGCCCATGGACTGCGGGATCCACAGGAGCGTGCGGCGCGGAACCGGGCCATCGCCGCGATGCTCGCCGATCCCGTGGCCCGCCAGCACGAGGTGGTGGCCGAAACCGAGATGAACGTGGGCTACGCAGGGTCGCCGATTCTCTGCGAGTGGCTGGCGGAAGGAGGACTGGGCGGCCAGCCGGGCGCGGGACAACGGCTGCCAACCACCATCCGGCTGTCTCCGGAGCAGGGAGGATGTCACCTGCACACGCTCACCCAGCGGCCGGAGCACACCCTGGTGCTGCTGGGCTCAGCGGACCGGGACCGAGGGGGCTTCGACAGCCTGCGCGCCCAGCTGGAGACCCGGGCCGCCCGATCGGCACTGCCCCAGACCGTCGTGGCGCTGCGGCCTGGCCCCACCCCCCCGGCGGGGGCGGGTCTCACCCTGCTGGCGGTGCGCCCCGACGGCTTCATCGGCCTGAGGGCCGAGCGTGAACACCTCCGCGCCCTCGACCACTACGAACGTCTGGTGGCCGGCCGCTGA
- a CDS encoding putative 2OG-Fe(II) oxygenase, which yields MEVLSLFPRYLLKGVLPSEQLRGLQALAHTVLADPALAPDASLKLAGQLALQRELGPQYPEVVTLCSEVLLPACERWIRHVIDQQPPEAHGPWARGRYQLQMIDIWLNVQRAGDYNPTHTHGGTFSGVVFLEVPPQITAERFDGQLCFYGPEDWHIQSFRTGMAHYVVPVPGDFYVFPAWQPHSVAPFRGQGDRLSLAFNVVAVPPQATPSTPVPTGNVSLSTSRRKPGGFR from the coding sequence ATGGAGGTGCTGAGCCTCTTCCCGCGCTACCTGCTCAAGGGGGTGTTGCCATCGGAGCAGCTGCGCGGTCTGCAGGCCCTGGCCCATACGGTGCTGGCCGATCCGGCCCTGGCCCCCGACGCCTCCCTGAAGCTGGCGGGGCAGCTGGCGCTGCAGCGGGAGCTGGGCCCCCAGTACCCCGAAGTGGTGACCCTCTGCTCGGAGGTGCTGCTGCCGGCCTGTGAGCGCTGGATCCGCCACGTGATCGACCAGCAGCCGCCGGAGGCCCATGGACCCTGGGCCCGGGGCCGCTACCAGCTCCAGATGATCGACATCTGGCTGAACGTGCAGCGGGCGGGTGACTACAACCCCACCCACACCCATGGCGGCACCTTCTCCGGGGTGGTGTTTCTGGAGGTTCCGCCCCAGATCACGGCGGAGCGTTTCGACGGCCAGCTCTGCTTCTACGGCCCGGAGGACTGGCACATCCAGAGCTTCCGCACCGGCATGGCCCACTACGTGGTGCCGGTTCCGGGGGACTTCTACGTGTTTCCCGCCTGGCAGCCCCACTCGGTGGCGCCGTTCCGGGGGCAGGGCGACCGGCTGTCGCTGGCCTTCAACGTGGTGGCGGTGCCGCCCCAGGCCACCCCATCCACGCCGGTGCCGACAGGCAACGTGTCGCTGTCCACCAGCCGCCGCAAGCCGGGCGGCTTCCGCTGA
- a CDS encoding VOC family protein: MTATGEQDGSPGGSLDGPPGGSLVLAADDPARLARFYGSLLAAEPQAGLGAGHWRVPWPPGGWLEIYAPSRSRPQPRQPGRLALCLQRRTAGADATAVLHAWISQALAQGASRLDPPRREPFGAEAWLLDPEGNRLLLLVLP, encoded by the coding sequence ATGACGGCGACGGGCGAGCAAGACGGATCACCTGGCGGATCCCTGGACGGGCCACCGGGTGGATCCCTCGTGCTGGCGGCCGACGATCCGGCGCGTCTGGCCCGCTTCTATGGCTCCCTGCTGGCGGCGGAGCCGCAGGCGGGTCTGGGTGCTGGCCACTGGCGGGTGCCCTGGCCACCGGGAGGATGGCTGGAGATCTACGCCCCATCACGGAGCCGGCCCCAGCCCAGGCAGCCGGGGCGGCTGGCCCTCTGCCTGCAGCGCCGTACCGCCGGGGCCGACGCCACAGCGGTGCTGCACGCCTGGATCAGCCAGGCCCTGGCGCAGGGGGCCTCACGGCTCGATCCTCCACGACGGGAACCGTTCGGAGCCGAGGCCTGGCTGCTCGATCCGGAGGGCAACCGGCTGCTGTTGCTGGTGTTGCCATGA
- a CDS encoding retropepsin-like aspartic protease: MAVAIPGLAPVAAALIQMQGPALEAGVLTGSIALPLERARHGDTPVLTFRSPTGSGASGATGGATVGATGAATVRFLLDTGASSSLLSPALVARLSLSSRVIPLRQFALAGAGEGCGAVQPRRARLPLLTAGGPGSARLSLSGAEVLVLPVAGLPADVDGVLGAPQLRQLPLWVDPRGGQLAFGPAALRLAAEASRGDSAGRRPVTHALRWQRGVPLMALPLAAVPGQPAAPLSVPALADTGAEGLFLTPGLTARLMPVGPSRPLRVAGFCGEESARWAPMLGPHLLPLPGHGGHLPAPVQAITTANPVFEALGVEAIVGQELLRSHPQLWRLDATPPLLRLWPTRP; the protein is encoded by the coding sequence ATGGCGGTGGCGATTCCAGGGCTGGCGCCGGTGGCCGCGGCGCTGATCCAGATGCAGGGGCCGGCCCTGGAGGCCGGGGTGCTGACCGGTTCGATCGCCCTGCCGCTGGAACGTGCCCGTCACGGCGATACGCCCGTGCTCACCTTCCGCAGCCCCACCGGCAGCGGCGCATCGGGCGCGACGGGGGGCGCGACGGTGGGCGCGACCGGGGCCGCGACGGTGCGGTTTCTGCTCGATACCGGAGCCTCCTCCAGCCTGTTGTCGCCGGCCCTGGTGGCGCGCCTCAGCCTCTCCAGCCGGGTGATTCCGCTGCGCCAGTTCGCCCTGGCGGGAGCCGGTGAGGGCTGCGGCGCGGTGCAGCCCCGCCGCGCCCGCCTGCCGCTGCTCACCGCCGGCGGTCCGGGCTCGGCGCGGCTGAGCCTGAGCGGCGCCGAGGTGCTGGTTCTGCCGGTGGCCGGTCTGCCCGCTGATGTGGATGGGGTGCTGGGCGCGCCCCAGTTGCGGCAGCTGCCGCTCTGGGTTGACCCCCGCGGCGGCCAGCTGGCATTCGGGCCCGCTGCGCTGCGGCTGGCCGCTGAGGCCTCCCGGGGCGATTCCGCTGGCCGGAGGCCCGTCACCCACGCCCTGCGCTGGCAGCGGGGTGTGCCCCTGATGGCCCTGCCCCTCGCGGCGGTGCCCGGGCAGCCCGCCGCTCCGCTCAGCGTGCCCGCCCTGGCCGACACCGGGGCGGAGGGGCTGTTCCTCACCCCCGGCCTCACGGCGCGGCTGATGCCGGTGGGCCCGAGCCGGCCGCTGCGGGTGGCTGGCTTCTGCGGTGAAGAATCGGCCCGCTGGGCTCCGATGCTCGGCCCCCATCTGCTCCCCCTACCTGGCCATGGGGGCCATCTGCCCGCACCCGTTCAGGCCATCACCACGGCCAATCCGGTGTTCGAGGCCCTCGGGGTGGAGGCGATCGTGGGGCAGGAGCTGCTGCGTTCCCACCCCCAGCTGTGGCGGCTGGATGCGACGCCTCCGTTGCTGCGGCTCTGGCCCACCCGGCCGTAG